CGCCGGGGCGCGTGCACGCGGGTTGCGGACCGAGGTCGAGACGGCGGGCACGTTGGCACCCTCGGCCGCGGTGGTCGACATGGTCGACGGGTTCAACGTGTCGCCCAAGCTGGCCAACTCGGGCAATCCGGTCGAACGGCGCTGGAAGCCCGACGTGCTGGCAGCTTTTCAGTCGACCGGAAAGGCGGCGTTCAAGTTCGTGGTGCGAGAAGCGGCAGAACTCGACGAAGTGGCGGCCTTCGGCGTCGCCCCCGTGTGGGTCATGCCGGAGGGCAGCGACGCGGACACGTTGACCCGGCGCATGCACGACCTGGCCGAGCCCGTGCTGGCCCGCGGCTGGAACCTGTCGCCCCGCCTCCACGTCCACCTCTGGGGAGACCGCCGCGGCGTCTGACGGCGGGCTCAACTCCGCACCGTTCGAGGCCGACAGTCCGGTATGAGCTTTCCGTTGACGGACGAAGCCCAGGTACGGGCCATGGTGGCGCTGCTGGAAGCCCAGGCCGCCCAAGTCGCCTCGTTGCGTCAGGCCGTGGAGACGCTGGAGGGACGGCTGTCGCTGCGCAACGCCCTCGACCTGGTGGTGTCCGACGAGGTCCAGCAGGCGCTAGCCGACCTGCGCATGGCGCTGCAGGCCCTGCGACGGCTGCCCACCGGTGACCGTCGTTCGCAATGGCTGGCCGACGAAGCGTCGTCGCGAGCCGAGCTATTGGCCACCCGCATCGGCGAGCTACTGGCTCCCGCCCCCCTGTCGCCCGTATCGCTGGAGCGCGAGACGACCAAGGAAATCGCTTTTGCCGAGGTGCTCGACCGCGCCCTCGACGCCGTGCCCACCTTGCCGTCCGGCGTGTTCCGCTGCGAGGCGCCCGATGGGTTGATGATCTCGACGGCACCGACCAGGTTGG
This genomic window from Acidimicrobiales bacterium contains:
- a CDS encoding 7-carboxy-7-deazaguanine synthase QueE, with protein sequence MSLVVAEVFGPTWQGEGPSLGRTAAFVRLGRCNLACTWCDTPYTWDWSRFDASVELAELSVDEVLAQVDAMGPVELLVLTGGEPLLQQSRLVPLLAGARARGLRTEVETAGTLAPSAAVVDMVDGFNVSPKLANSGNPVERRWKPDVLAAFQSTGKAAFKFVVREAAELDEVAAFGVAPVWVMPEGSDADTLTRRMHDLAEPVLARGWNLSPRLHVHLWGDRRGV
- a CDS encoding HAMP domain-containing sensor histidine kinase — encoded protein: MTDEAQVRAMVALLEAQAAQVASLRQAVETLEGRLSLRNALDLVVSDEVQQALADLRMALQALRRLPTGDRRSQWLADEASSRAELLATRIGELLAPAPLSPVSLERETTKEIAFAEVLDRALDAVPTLPSGVFRCEAPDGLMISTAPTRLAAVLAALVDNAARHGDGAEIVCDANLAFGDLVVSILDNGPGLRGADPESLFPPFEGDGPGIGLYVARMLARSLGGDVTLADRPEGGAAATVTLPQHRSEDAAPRSTRDISAGW